A part of Nocardioides sp. WS12 genomic DNA contains:
- a CDS encoding DUF5926 family protein: MAKKNRTKSSGTATETPAGEVGPRQPCPCGSGKRYKACHGAAGGADVFVKRPFEGLASECDVVALRELVPAATAVLPLKGEYADRVVKLCSLLPGAAPALVRDSGEVWLGLQVQHAYGDPARDLGAVLEAALAAEPGAGMIGLTSNPGQGPRLQDLVVDGDLKIEVHEGFEFWVSDMEASSELAQALEAADGAAAPTARLTEVTAAYWTAMGSKEHLRWVMPEPEDVLLDALARLHVSGDDVIVPDARLVGMFRAHGLLAPVWDLPVGTGPEPLEDAATTFKAKLDAALANTADLTTEERSARNGLANRQVTIR, encoded by the coding sequence ATGGCCAAGAAGAACCGCACCAAGTCATCCGGGACCGCGACCGAGACCCCCGCCGGCGAGGTCGGTCCGCGCCAGCCCTGCCCGTGTGGCTCCGGCAAGCGCTACAAGGCCTGCCACGGTGCTGCCGGCGGTGCCGACGTGTTCGTGAAGCGTCCGTTCGAGGGCCTGGCCTCGGAGTGCGACGTCGTCGCGCTGCGCGAGCTCGTCCCGGCCGCGACCGCCGTACTTCCTCTCAAGGGTGAGTACGCCGACCGCGTGGTCAAGCTCTGCTCCCTGCTCCCGGGCGCCGCCCCGGCGCTGGTCCGCGACAGCGGCGAGGTGTGGCTCGGCCTGCAGGTCCAGCATGCCTACGGCGACCCCGCCCGCGACCTCGGTGCCGTGCTCGAAGCGGCCCTCGCCGCCGAGCCGGGCGCCGGCATGATCGGCCTGACCAGCAACCCCGGGCAGGGTCCGCGACTGCAGGACCTCGTCGTGGACGGCGACCTCAAGATCGAGGTCCACGAGGGCTTCGAGTTCTGGGTGTCCGACATGGAGGCCAGTTCCGAGCTGGCCCAGGCGCTGGAGGCTGCTGACGGTGCTGCCGCCCCGACCGCCCGCCTGACCGAGGTCACCGCGGCCTACTGGACCGCGATGGGCTCCAAGGAGCACCTGCGCTGGGTGATGCCCGAGCCCGAGGACGTGCTGCTCGACGCCCTCGCGCGTCTGCACGTATCCGGTGATGACGTCATCGTGCCCGACGCCCGCCTGGTCGGCATGTTCCGCGCCCACGGCCTGCTCGCCCCCGTCTGGGACCTCCCCGTCGGCACGGGCCCCGAGCCGCTCGAAGACGCCGCAACGACCTTCAAGGCCAAGCTCGACGCCGCCCTGGCCAACACGGCCGACCTCACCACCGAGGAGCGCTCCGCGCGCAACGGCCTGGCCAACCGTCAGGTCACCATCCGCTGA
- a CDS encoding HAD family hydrolase, with translation MVEVRAQRASKPQLVALDIDGTLLKWVEGLGMSYEQVTPAVHDAIQAVLDAGAHVVLSSGRSAANMVTVADQLDLHGHGEKIWIVASNGAVVLRYPPIEVVHEVTFDARAAVAAVLKEHPEALVAVEERGVGYLVSAPFPDGELGGTSTVAEVADMVAQPVSRVIIRDPNATAEDFVQLSSRLGLHGTDYVVGWTAWLDLAPVGVSKASGLEYVAGQLGVDRADVLAIGDGRNDIEMLQWAGRGVAMGQSVDEVKAVADHVTASVEDDGAAVELGRWFPAPGSGGMGA, from the coding sequence GTGGTTGAGGTGCGAGCGCAGCGAGCCTCGAAACCACAGCTCGTGGCGCTGGACATCGACGGCACTCTGCTCAAGTGGGTGGAGGGCCTCGGCATGAGCTACGAGCAGGTCACCCCCGCCGTCCACGACGCCATCCAGGCAGTGCTCGACGCCGGCGCCCACGTGGTCCTCTCGTCGGGACGGTCCGCGGCCAACATGGTCACCGTTGCCGACCAGCTCGACCTCCACGGCCACGGCGAGAAGATCTGGATCGTTGCGTCCAACGGTGCCGTCGTGCTGCGGTACCCGCCCATCGAGGTCGTCCACGAGGTCACCTTCGACGCACGCGCAGCCGTGGCCGCCGTACTCAAGGAACACCCGGAGGCGCTGGTCGCCGTCGAGGAGCGCGGCGTCGGCTACCTCGTGTCCGCGCCGTTCCCCGACGGTGAGCTCGGCGGTACGTCGACGGTGGCCGAGGTGGCCGACATGGTCGCCCAGCCTGTGAGCCGCGTGATCATCCGCGACCCGAACGCCACGGCGGAGGACTTCGTCCAGCTGTCCAGCCGGCTGGGCCTGCACGGCACCGACTACGTCGTCGGCTGGACCGCCTGGCTCGATCTGGCACCCGTGGGCGTGTCCAAGGCCTCCGGCCTGGAGTACGTCGCCGGGCAGCTCGGCGTCGATCGCGCCGACGTGTTGGCGATCGGTGACGGCCGCAACGACATCGAGATGTTGCAGTGGGCCGGCCGGGGTGTGGCGATGGGCCAATCGGTCGACGAGGTCAAGGCGGTGGCCGACCACGTCACCGCCTCGGTCGAGGACGACGGCGCCGCGGTGGAGCTGGGTCGCTGGTTCCCCGCGCCCGGATCTGGTGGGATGGGCGCGTGA
- a CDS encoding adenylate/guanylate cyclase domain-containing protein: MNSPDDPAGDGGVIGALEEHLLGERPQFNRAQVAEQSGVPTVIAEELWHLLGFAHVPDDAVAFTSADVEAVRLASQLISVGVLSPDRQAGLVRTWGRSFARLADWQVALLADVAVESGADPTNGLLAISDEVMPLVEELQSYVWRRHLLSASARMLAETGSGASTTLAVCFVDIVGYTSRSRTLTDRELVAWLEDFETTVLRLAVDRGGRIIKNIGDELLIVAEDAVAMAEIAAELTRRGADHDDPFPAVRAGIAYGDVVTRLGDVFGPTVNIAARLTSIARPNSVLVDEGAYEALSGRTSDDDHDDPAATHHPATDASSYRFRRLRRVSVKGYSRLHVWALQPS, encoded by the coding sequence GTGAATTCGCCGGATGACCCCGCCGGAGACGGCGGGGTCATTGGTGCGCTCGAGGAGCACCTGCTCGGCGAGCGTCCCCAGTTCAACCGGGCGCAGGTCGCCGAACAGTCCGGCGTACCCACCGTCATCGCCGAGGAACTGTGGCACCTGCTGGGCTTCGCCCACGTCCCCGATGACGCCGTGGCGTTCACCTCCGCCGACGTCGAGGCAGTACGGCTGGCCAGCCAACTGATCTCCGTCGGCGTGCTCAGCCCGGACCGCCAGGCCGGCCTGGTCCGCACCTGGGGGCGCAGCTTCGCCCGGCTCGCCGACTGGCAGGTCGCCCTGCTCGCCGACGTCGCCGTCGAGAGCGGCGCCGATCCGACCAACGGCCTGCTCGCCATCTCCGACGAAGTGATGCCGCTCGTCGAGGAGCTCCAGAGCTACGTCTGGCGTCGGCACCTGCTCAGCGCGAGCGCCCGGATGCTGGCCGAGACCGGTTCCGGAGCGTCCACGACACTGGCCGTCTGCTTCGTCGACATCGTCGGCTACACCTCGCGCTCACGGACCCTGACCGACCGTGAACTGGTCGCCTGGCTCGAGGACTTCGAGACGACGGTGCTCCGCCTCGCCGTCGACCGCGGCGGCCGGATCATCAAGAACATCGGCGACGAGCTCCTGATCGTGGCCGAGGACGCCGTGGCCATGGCCGAGATCGCCGCCGAGCTCACCCGCCGCGGCGCCGACCACGACGACCCGTTCCCTGCGGTCCGTGCCGGCATCGCGTACGGCGACGTGGTGACTCGTCTTGGCGACGTCTTCGGGCCGACCGTCAACATCGCCGCCCGGCTCACCTCGATCGCCCGGCCCAACTCCGTGCTCGTCGACGAGGGCGCCTACGAGGCACTCTCGGGACGGACGTCCGACGACGACCACGACGATCCGGCAGCGACCCACCACCCGGCGACCGACGCGTCGTCGTACCGCTTCCGCCGGCTGCGGAGGGTGTCGGTCAAGGGCTACTCACGCCTCCACGTCTGGGCCCTGCAGCCCAGCTGA
- a CDS encoding type IV toxin-antitoxin system AbiEi family antitoxin domain-containing protein: MPRHLEFTHPGLQELLVREQHGVVSRQQLLALGATDHDIARMVRRRELTAPCPGVYVDHTGRLTRAQREWVALFTCAPAALSHESAMPGGDPPVVHVCVGPDRTVRRMAGVVVHRTAHLATRVDWRRRPPRMAPEHATVDVMESRIRSGDVAGAYAALTRACYTREVGPPILRSALAHRARVTRRALIAGMIDDVEHGANSVLERGYLQLVERAHGLPRARRQQASHATGRKTVQDVRYEEFGVIVEPDGRAFHDSPEARDVDARRDLAERAVSEAVTLRVTYGLVFNDGCRTARWIATILQRRGWNGVLQRCPRCP; this comes from the coding sequence ATGCCGCGTCACCTCGAGTTCACCCACCCCGGCCTGCAGGAACTGCTCGTGCGCGAACAGCACGGCGTCGTCTCGCGCCAGCAACTGCTGGCTCTGGGCGCGACCGACCACGACATTGCCCGCATGGTGCGGCGCCGGGAGCTGACCGCGCCCTGCCCCGGCGTGTACGTCGACCACACCGGCCGCCTGACCCGTGCCCAGCGAGAATGGGTGGCGCTGTTCACGTGCGCTCCCGCCGCGCTGAGCCACGAGTCAGCCATGCCCGGGGGCGACCCGCCGGTTGTGCACGTGTGCGTCGGTCCGGACCGGACCGTCCGGCGAATGGCTGGCGTCGTTGTCCACCGAACCGCGCATCTCGCGACACGAGTCGACTGGCGTCGTCGGCCGCCCCGGATGGCGCCGGAGCACGCCACGGTCGACGTGATGGAGTCTCGGATTCGCTCAGGTGACGTCGCCGGCGCATACGCCGCGCTGACCCGCGCCTGCTACACCCGCGAGGTCGGTCCCCCCATCTTGCGCTCGGCCCTGGCCCACCGCGCGAGGGTCACCCGTCGTGCGCTGATCGCGGGGATGATCGACGACGTCGAGCACGGCGCCAACTCGGTGCTCGAGCGCGGCTACCTCCAGTTGGTCGAGCGGGCACACGGACTGCCTCGTGCGCGGCGTCAGCAGGCAAGCCATGCGACCGGCAGGAAGACGGTCCAGGACGTCCGTTACGAGGAGTTCGGCGTCATTGTCGAGCCGGACGGTCGCGCCTTCCACGATTCGCCGGAGGCCCGCGACGTCGACGCTCGACGTGACCTCGCCGAACGAGCGGTCAGCGAAGCGGTGACGTTGCGGGTGACGTACGGACTCGTCTTCAACGACGGGTGTCGTACTGCTAGGTGGATCGCCACGATCCTGCAACGCCGCGGCTGGAACGGCGTGCTTCAGCGTTGTCCGCGTTGCCCTTGA
- the serS gene encoding serine--tRNA ligase: protein MIDPRILRDEPDRIRASQAKRGASADVVDRALVADGARRAAISSFEEKRAAQKAFGKQVAQAAGDEKQALLAQVKTLSGEVKELEATQGVAEEEWLSALKAIPNVVAEETPAGGEDDFVVIEEVGTPRDFAAEGFEPRDHIEIGRILGAIDLERGAKVSGSRFYFLTGVGAQLEFALVNMAMDQARNAGFTQVIAPSLVRRSAMEGTGYLDQGGGDDVYRLEGEEMYLVGTSEVAMAAYHSEEILDGGSLPLRYAAFSPCFRKEAGSHGKDTKGIIRVHWFDKVEMFIYTTLEDAAAEHQRLLAWEKEFLEKLELAYRVVDIAAGDLGSSAIRKFDCEAWIPTQGKYRELTSTSNCTDFQTRRLDTRVRTGDKIGPVATLNGTLTAITRTIVAILETHQQADGSVRVPKALQPYLGGLEVMEPIGG from the coding sequence ATGATCGACCCGCGCATTCTCCGTGACGAGCCCGACCGCATTCGCGCCTCGCAGGCCAAGCGCGGCGCGTCCGCCGACGTCGTGGACCGGGCGCTGGTCGCCGACGGTGCCCGCCGGGCTGCGATCTCCTCGTTCGAGGAGAAGCGCGCGGCGCAGAAGGCGTTCGGCAAGCAGGTCGCCCAGGCGGCCGGCGACGAGAAGCAGGCCCTGCTCGCGCAGGTGAAGACGCTCTCGGGTGAGGTCAAGGAGCTCGAGGCCACCCAGGGCGTCGCCGAGGAGGAGTGGCTCTCGGCCCTCAAGGCGATCCCGAACGTGGTCGCCGAGGAGACCCCGGCCGGCGGCGAGGACGACTTCGTCGTCATCGAAGAGGTCGGTACGCCGCGCGACTTCGCGGCCGAGGGCTTCGAGCCACGCGACCACATCGAGATCGGCCGGATCCTCGGCGCGATCGACCTCGAGCGTGGCGCGAAGGTCAGCGGCAGCCGCTTCTACTTCCTCACCGGGGTCGGTGCCCAGCTCGAGTTCGCGCTGGTCAACATGGCGATGGACCAGGCTCGGAACGCCGGCTTCACGCAGGTCATCGCGCCCTCGCTCGTGCGCCGCAGCGCGATGGAGGGCACCGGTTACCTCGACCAGGGTGGCGGTGACGACGTCTACCGCCTCGAGGGCGAGGAGATGTATCTCGTCGGCACGTCGGAGGTCGCCATGGCGGCCTACCACTCGGAGGAGATCCTCGACGGCGGATCGTTGCCCCTGCGCTACGCCGCGTTCAGCCCGTGCTTCCGCAAGGAGGCAGGCTCACACGGCAAGGACACGAAGGGGATCATCCGGGTCCACTGGTTCGACAAGGTCGAGATGTTCATCTACACCACCCTCGAGGACGCTGCTGCCGAGCATCAGCGCCTGCTGGCGTGGGAGAAGGAGTTCCTCGAGAAGCTCGAACTGGCCTACCGCGTCGTCGACATCGCCGCGGGCGATCTCGGCTCGTCGGCCATCCGCAAGTTCGACTGCGAGGCCTGGATCCCCACGCAGGGCAAGTACCGCGAGCTCACCTCGACCTCGAACTGCACCGACTTCCAGACCCGGCGCCTCGACACCCGGGTCCGCACCGGCGACAAGATCGGCCCGGTGGCGACCCTCAACGGCACGCTGACCGCGATCACCCGCACCATCGTCGCGATCCTCGAGACCCACCAGCAGGCCGACGGATCGGTGCGGGTGCCGAAGGCGCTCCAGCCGTACCTCGGTGGCCTCGAGGTCATGGAGCCGATCGGTGGTTGA
- a CDS encoding YegS/Rv2252/BmrU family lipid kinase yields the protein MLDRPRRTPLLAALLCLGLFAAIAVAVAAEWSWLIDLDHRGESTANWAVDQAWLRDPLRVVEFLFATPAMTVLTVLLAGFMLFKGHRRAGILIVVVMVTTALATYGTKVLVGRGRPVWQDPEYFLHSNAYPSGHASGIAAYAGLVILLAIMLIRRSGIRRLVITLMVLVVAAVAADRILLGRHYPSDVVGGVLFGAGIVLLGLALYSPLPRSHALKAEPLPAVFPRGGNLAVILNPIKVESVEQFQSMVNQLAVDSGWKEPRWHFTTVEDSGTGQAELASVEGADLVIVCGGDGTVREVCAELAGTGIPVGIVPAGTGNLLARNLQIPLFIRAAIDIALTGQDRAIDMVSVEGDELEPTHFMVMAGMGFDAALMEGVNEDIKKKVGWIAYVLSGLKALMFPTMKLEISIDDLPFTKHRARTCVIGNVGSLQGGMMLLPDASIDDGLIDVVVLYPRRFLSWIPLVARVLTRREQNAGEAVVRMTGRKVVVRASGDVPRQLDGDTIGAGAELRMECIHGRVLVRVPR from the coding sequence GTGCTCGACCGACCTCGCCGGACTCCGCTCCTGGCCGCTCTCCTCTGCCTGGGCCTGTTCGCCGCGATCGCTGTCGCAGTCGCCGCCGAATGGTCCTGGCTGATCGACCTCGACCACCGCGGGGAGTCGACCGCCAACTGGGCCGTCGACCAGGCCTGGCTGCGCGACCCGCTGCGGGTGGTCGAGTTCCTGTTCGCCACGCCCGCAATGACGGTGCTGACCGTCCTGCTCGCCGGCTTCATGCTGTTCAAGGGCCACCGCCGCGCAGGCATCCTGATCGTCGTCGTCATGGTCACCACGGCGCTGGCGACGTACGGCACCAAGGTCCTGGTCGGCCGCGGCCGGCCCGTGTGGCAGGACCCGGAGTACTTCCTGCACTCCAACGCCTACCCGTCGGGCCACGCCTCCGGCATTGCTGCGTACGCCGGCCTGGTGATCCTGCTGGCGATCATGCTGATCCGCCGCAGCGGCATCCGCCGCCTGGTCATCACCCTGATGGTGCTCGTCGTGGCGGCCGTCGCCGCCGACCGGATCCTGCTGGGCCGCCACTACCCGAGCGACGTCGTCGGTGGCGTGCTGTTCGGCGCCGGCATCGTGCTGCTCGGCCTCGCGCTCTACAGCCCGCTGCCGCGCAGCCACGCCCTCAAGGCCGAGCCACTGCCGGCGGTCTTCCCCCGCGGCGGCAACCTCGCGGTGATCCTGAACCCGATCAAGGTGGAGTCCGTCGAGCAGTTCCAGTCGATGGTCAACCAGCTGGCGGTCGATTCCGGCTGGAAGGAACCGCGCTGGCACTTCACCACCGTCGAGGACTCCGGCACCGGCCAGGCCGAACTGGCGTCGGTCGAGGGCGCCGACCTCGTGATCGTCTGCGGCGGCGACGGCACCGTCCGTGAGGTGTGTGCCGAACTCGCCGGCACCGGCATCCCGGTCGGCATCGTGCCCGCCGGCACCGGCAACCTGCTGGCCCGCAACCTGCAGATCCCGCTCTTCATCCGGGCCGCGATCGACATCGCGCTGACCGGCCAGGACCGCGCCATCGACATGGTGTCCGTCGAGGGCGACGAGCTCGAGCCCACCCACTTCATGGTGATGGCCGGCATGGGCTTCGACGCCGCCCTCATGGAGGGCGTCAACGAGGACATCAAGAAGAAGGTCGGCTGGATCGCCTATGTGCTGTCCGGCCTCAAGGCCCTCATGTTCCCGACCATGAAGCTCGAGATCTCCATCGACGACCTGCCCTTCACCAAGCACCGCGCCCGGACCTGCGTCATCGGCAACGTCGGCAGCCTGCAGGGCGGCATGATGCTGCTCCCCGACGCCTCGATCGACGACGGCCTGATCGACGTCGTGGTGCTCTACCCCCGCCGGTTCCTGAGCTGGATCCCGCTCGTCGCCCGGGTGCTCACCCGCCGGGAGCAGAACGCCGGCGAGGCCGTCGTACGCATGACGGGGCGGAAGGTCGTCGTACGGGCGTCAGGGGACGTGCCGCGGCAACTGGACGGCGACACGATCGGCGCCGGCGCCGAGCTGCGGATGGAGTGCATCCACGGGCGCGTGCTGGTGCGGGTTCCTCGCTAG
- a CDS encoding prephenate dehydratase: MARIAYQGEPGANSDMVCRRHYPEAEAVPCASFEDVFAAVTSGDCDLAMIPIDNSIAGRVADIHHFLPDSGLHIIAEHFLRIQFTLMATADASFDTIKTVHSHVHALGQCRKIIRELGLTPIISGDTAGAAREVAEAADPRQAAIAPPLAAEIYGLQILRDDVEDEDHNTTRFVVLSPEFIAAPQGNGPVVTSFVFNVRNLPAALYKALGGFATNGINMTKLESYMVGAEFAATQFLAEVDGHPDDPELKRALEELAFFTTDIKILGVYPADPFRR; this comes from the coding sequence ATGGCTCGTATCGCGTACCAGGGGGAACCCGGCGCCAACTCAGACATGGTGTGCCGTCGGCACTACCCGGAGGCCGAGGCCGTCCCGTGCGCGTCGTTCGAGGACGTCTTCGCGGCCGTGACCAGTGGTGACTGCGACCTGGCGATGATCCCGATCGACAACTCGATCGCCGGGCGCGTCGCCGACATCCACCACTTCCTGCCGGACTCCGGGCTGCACATCATCGCGGAGCACTTCCTGCGGATCCAGTTCACCTTGATGGCCACCGCGGACGCGTCGTTCGACACGATCAAGACGGTCCACAGCCACGTCCACGCGCTCGGCCAGTGCCGCAAGATCATCCGCGAACTCGGCCTGACGCCGATCATCTCCGGCGACACCGCCGGCGCCGCCCGCGAGGTCGCCGAGGCCGCCGACCCGCGCCAGGCCGCGATCGCACCGCCGCTGGCCGCGGAGATCTACGGCCTGCAGATCCTCCGCGACGACGTCGAGGACGAGGACCACAACACGACCCGCTTCGTCGTACTCTCCCCCGAGTTCATCGCGGCCCCGCAAGGCAACGGTCCGGTCGTCACGAGTTTCGTCTTCAACGTGCGCAACCTCCCGGCCGCGCTCTACAAGGCGCTCGGCGGGTTCGCGACCAACGGCATCAACATGACCAAGCTCGAGAGCTACATGGTCGGCGCGGAGTTCGCCGCGACCCAGTTCCTCGCCGAAGTCGACGGCCATCCGGACGACCCCGAACTCAAGCGGGCGCTCGAAGAACTCGCGTTCTTCACCACCGACATCAAGATCCTCGGCGTCTACCCCGCCGATCCGTTCCGGCGCTGA
- a CDS encoding DUF4446 family protein, whose amino-acid sequence MAVALSILALVVALAALVVALRNGTKRAGAGADDLPADAAGLRREVAALRAEAVGALRHLAVVRYDAFDEMGGRLSWSLALVDDGGDGVVLTSIRGRNEARTYAKSVAGWSSEQELSPEETEAVAHARMARS is encoded by the coding sequence ATGGCCGTCGCACTCTCGATCCTCGCTCTCGTCGTCGCCCTCGCAGCCCTCGTGGTGGCCCTGAGGAACGGGACCAAGCGGGCCGGTGCCGGTGCCGACGACCTGCCTGCCGACGCTGCTGGCCTGCGCCGCGAGGTGGCCGCCCTGCGTGCCGAAGCGGTGGGCGCGCTGCGGCATCTCGCCGTGGTCCGGTACGACGCGTTCGACGAGATGGGCGGCCGGTTGTCGTGGTCGCTGGCCCTCGTCGACGACGGTGGCGACGGCGTCGTACTGACGTCGATCCGGGGCCGCAACGAGGCGCGGACCTACGCCAAGTCGGTCGCCGGGTGGAGCAGCGAGCAGGAGTTGTCGCCCGAGGAGACCGAAGCGGTCGCCCACGCGCGCATGGCGCGCTCGTAG
- a CDS encoding cyclic nucleotide-binding domain-containing protein, with protein MATFFEHFTPQEIARISATGRRVKLPQGWSPIWEDTPADKAYILLAGTVSVRRDGVEIAQLGPGEIVGEAAIVGHSLRTASIVALTPLDTIHLTDETLTQLDAEWPTFHAALVEVAQSRFGNDAG; from the coding sequence ATGGCAACGTTCTTCGAGCACTTCACGCCGCAGGAGATCGCGCGGATCAGCGCGACCGGGCGGCGCGTGAAGCTCCCCCAGGGCTGGTCGCCGATCTGGGAGGACACCCCCGCCGACAAGGCGTACATCCTTCTCGCCGGCACCGTGTCGGTCCGACGCGACGGCGTCGAGATCGCCCAGTTGGGTCCCGGTGAAATCGTCGGCGAGGCCGCGATCGTCGGCCACTCGCTGCGCACCGCCTCCATCGTCGCGCTCACGCCCCTCGACACCATCCACCTGACCGACGAGACGCTGACGCAGCTCGACGCCGAGTGGCCCACGTTCCACGCGGCGCTCGTCGAGGTCGCCCAGTCGCGCTTCGGCAACGACGCAGGCTGA
- a CDS encoding arginine deiminase — translation MVNPAAHGADSEVGRLRTVLLHRPGPELQRLTPRNNDRLLFDGIPWVARAQEEHDAFAEALRSHDVEVLYLTELLTEALEVSAARAAVIDTTLTGPSGRDLGDPVREHLRAMFRAATPEELTHLLTAGVRNDEVRSGLASGTLVTSLLSDDTFLVDPLPNLLFTRDSSFWLPDRVAVTSLAMPARRRETQLTELIYHYHPRFAGTERLHGHHLEHVEGGDVLLLAPGVIAVGVGERTTPAGAERLARQVFRAGLATTVLAVPIAQERATMHLDTVCTMVDVDKVVMYPNVADHLTAYAVTAREPGSTVIDVAPPEPFLVAAAKAMQIDTLHLIDTGLDPVTAEREQWDDGNNTLALAPRLAVAYERNDGTNARLEEEGIEVIRIAGSELGSGRGGPRCMSCPVARDPLG, via the coding sequence ATGGTGAACCCTGCCGCCCACGGCGCCGACAGCGAAGTCGGTCGTCTGCGTACGGTCCTGCTGCATCGTCCCGGACCCGAACTGCAGCGGCTGACCCCGCGCAACAACGACCGGCTGCTCTTCGACGGGATCCCGTGGGTCGCCCGCGCCCAGGAGGAGCACGACGCCTTCGCCGAAGCGCTGCGCAGCCACGACGTCGAGGTGCTCTACCTGACCGAACTGCTCACCGAAGCCCTCGAGGTGTCGGCCGCCCGGGCCGCGGTGATCGACACGACCCTCACCGGGCCCAGCGGTCGCGACCTCGGCGACCCGGTCCGCGAGCACCTGCGTGCGATGTTCCGCGCCGCCACGCCCGAAGAGCTCACCCACCTGCTCACCGCCGGCGTCCGCAACGACGAGGTCCGCTCCGGCCTGGCCAGCGGCACGCTCGTCACGTCGCTGCTGTCCGACGACACCTTCCTGGTCGACCCGTTGCCGAACCTGCTCTTCACACGCGACTCGTCGTTCTGGCTGCCCGACCGTGTCGCGGTCACCTCGCTCGCAATGCCCGCCCGGCGCCGCGAGACCCAGCTGACCGAGCTGATCTACCACTACCACCCGCGCTTCGCCGGCACCGAGCGGTTGCACGGCCACCACCTCGAACACGTCGAGGGCGGCGACGTACTGCTCCTCGCACCGGGGGTCATCGCCGTCGGCGTGGGCGAACGTACGACGCCCGCAGGTGCCGAGCGGCTCGCGCGCCAGGTGTTCCGGGCCGGTCTGGCGACCACCGTCCTGGCGGTCCCGATCGCCCAGGAGCGCGCGACCATGCACCTCGACACCGTCTGCACGATGGTCGACGTCGACAAGGTCGTGATGTACCCGAACGTCGCCGACCACCTGACGGCGTACGCCGTGACCGCACGCGAACCCGGTTCGACCGTGATCGACGTGGCCCCGCCCGAGCCGTTCCTGGTGGCGGCGGCGAAGGCGATGCAGATCGACACCCTGCACCTCATCGACACCGGCCTCGACCCGGTCACCGCCGAGCGCGAGCAGTGGGACGACGGGAACAACACACTCGCCCTCGCACCGCGTCTCGCCGTCGCCTACGAGCGCAACGACGGCACCAACGCGCGGCTCGAGGAGGAGGGCATCGAGGTCATCCGGATCGCGGGCTCCGAGCTCGGGTCCGGCCGCGGTGGTCCGCGCTGCATGAGCTGCCCGGTGGCGCGCGACCCGCTGGGGTAA
- a CDS encoding aldo/keto reductase: protein MSTPSYAALGRSGLVVSTIGLGCNNLGRPGTATETQKGTNRVIGAALDAGITLFDVADTYGATPGLSETRLGVALGARRSGVILATKFGMDAQGANGADFGARGSRRYIRNAVEASLRRLGTDWIDLYQFHTPDPNTPIDETLSALSDLVREGKVRYIGHSNRSGWQIAQAEYVARELGVERFISAQNHYNLTDRRAEWEVLPAAREFGLGVLPYFPLANGLLTGKYASGIAPEGSRLTRSRQHLLDVATSKPLQEYSAFAKSRGVPEATVAFGWLLAQQPVTSVIAGATTTEQVWANAAASAWVPTPEDLADLDAIFPAPEPISPF from the coding sequence ATGAGCACCCCGTCGTACGCCGCCCTCGGACGCTCCGGCCTGGTCGTCTCCACGATCGGGCTGGGCTGCAACAACCTCGGTCGCCCGGGCACCGCCACGGAGACACAGAAGGGCACCAACCGGGTCATCGGCGCCGCCCTGGACGCGGGCATCACCCTCTTCGACGTCGCCGACACGTACGGCGCGACGCCGGGCCTGTCCGAGACGCGTCTGGGTGTGGCGCTGGGCGCCCGCCGGTCCGGCGTGATCCTGGCGACCAAGTTCGGCATGGACGCCCAGGGTGCGAACGGGGCCGACTTCGGTGCGCGTGGCTCGCGCCGCTACATCCGCAACGCCGTCGAGGCCTCGCTGCGCCGCCTGGGCACGGACTGGATCGACCTCTACCAGTTCCACACGCCCGACCCGAACACCCCGATCGACGAGACCCTGTCGGCGCTCAGCGACCTGGTCCGCGAGGGCAAGGTGCGCTACATCGGCCACTCGAACCGGTCCGGCTGGCAGATCGCCCAGGCCGAGTACGTCGCCCGCGAGCTCGGCGTCGAGCGCTTCATCTCCGCCCAGAACCACTACAACCTCACCGACCGTCGCGCCGAGTGGGAGGTGTTGCCTGCCGCTCGTGAGTTCGGGCTGGGTGTGCTGCCGTACTTCCCGCTCGCCAACGGCCTCCTCACCGGCAAGTACGCCTCGGGCATCGCGCCCGAGGGCTCGCGTCTGACCCGCAGCCGCCAGCACCTGCTGGACGTGGCGACGTCGAAGCCGTTGCAGGAGTACTCCGCGTTCGCGAAGTCCCGCGGCGTACCGGAGGCGACGGTGGCCTTCGGCTGGCTGCTCGCCCAGCAGCCCGTCACCTCGGTGATCGCCGGCGCCACGACGACCGAGCAGGTGTGGGCGAATGCCGCAGCGAGTGCCTGGGTCCCGACGCCCGAGGACCTCGCCGACCTCGACGCCATCTTCCCTGCACCGGAGCCCATCTCTCCCTTTTGA